A stretch of Gouania willdenowi chromosome 21, fGouWil2.1, whole genome shotgun sequence DNA encodes these proteins:
- the olig1 gene encoding oligodendrocyte transcription factor 1, with amino-acid sequence MNMLSNPSIRPQEPSLPLCVAGSIQDFPHCLPGFNLNSRLNSSAILNLQTSQRSGRPQRELRPEEQQELRRKINSRERKRMQDLNIAMDALREVMVPYAASPSSASSQSHQHGAAPGRRLSKISTLVLARNYILLLGSSLQEMRRLLGELSVGMGVNTPPAPRLLVAGGWPLISSPAQILLTQESFISSTASSSPSSSSALPSVKCPMLSPGSMNVSLAPVHWSSAGAPLCPCGVCRLPRFIHSAAAPRFPK; translated from the coding sequence ATGAATATGCTATCAAACCCATCGATCAGGCCTCAGGAGCCGTCCCTTCCTCTTTGTGTTGCTGGGTCCATCCAGGACTTTCCTCACTGTCTTCCAGGATTCAACTTGAACTCTCGTTTGAATTCTTCAGCCATCCTCAACCTTCAGACTAGCCAAAGGTCAGGCAGGCCTCAGAGGGAGCTGAGACCCGAGGAGCAGCAAGAGCTAAGGAGGAAGATCAACAGCAGGGAGCGGAAGCGTATGCAGGATTTGAACATTGCCATGGATGCATTGAGAGAAGTGATGGTGCCTTATGCCGCCTCACCTTCCTCTGCCTCCTCTCAGTCCCATCAGCATGGAGCTGCTCCGGGCCGTCGGCTGTCTAAGATCTCCACCCTGGTTCTGGCTAGAAACTACATTTTACTCCTAGGTTCCTCTCTGCAGGAGATGCGGCGGCTCCTGGGGGAGCTCAGTGTCGGGATGGGAGTGAACACACCACCGGCCCCCCGGCTACTGGTTGCAGGAGGCTGGCCCCTCATCTCCAGCCCTGCTCAGATTCTCCTAACCCAGGAATCCTTCATCTCTTCAACAGCTTCTTCTTCACCTTCCTCTTCATCTGCTTTACCATCAGTTAAGTGCCCCATGCTGTCTCCAGGCTCGATGAATGTTTCACTAGCCCCTGTGCACTGGAGCTCTGCAGGGGCCCCTTTGTGTCCGTGTGGTGTTTGCAGACTGCCAAGATTCATCcactctgctgctgctcccaGGTTCCCAAAGTGA